ACGCCGGCCTTCCTAAACTCGGTCCGGACCCGGCACGCTCCTACGTGCGTGACGTTCCTCTGCGACTGGAGACGCTTTCGCGGACGGACACGGTCTTCAGCACTCATGGGACTGGGTCCGCGCTCCCTCCACAAGGCTGGGCGCCGGTTTCCAGCTGGTGACAAACGGGGGCGCGGGGCCAAGGGGTCGGGGCGCCCCCCACCAGGCCGCCAGCGGCCTCCGGACAGAAGCTCGGAGCCAGCCCAAGACGCGCACCCTCACCTGAGCCACGAAGCTCTGGGGTATTTCCGCCAGGCGCTGTCAGCCCTGAAAGAGGCTCCTGAGACCGGAGAAGAACGAGGTGGGGAGACTTCAGGGTGAGACTAAAAGTGGGATTCGCTGGGCATAAGTTCTGGGATAGGCAGGAGAATTTTCATGGGTTCCCAGGGCATAGGGACTTAGTCTATGTCTCCCATATCCTCTTCAttgctcccctctccctcctttagTTAACTAATGGAACATAACCATCCTCCTCTTagtctctgaaatatttttcttgtctgttcAGAACTGATGGTGCACAATGTTTTGAAAGAAGTGGAAGCTGAGGCCCTAGCCTTGGCCACAAACAGGACTGGCAGTGAGATTATGCAGGAACTGCTGGGATTTAGTCCCCTGAAACCGCTGTGTCGAGTATGGGCTACTTTGCGCTCCAACTTCCGCTTTGTGGCCTGTCATCGATGCGGGGTGCATGTATTGCAAAGTGCTTTGCTGCAGCTGCCTCGATTGCTGGGGAGccctgcagagaaagaggaggaggacgtggaagaggaggaggatggcAAGGATGGTCCCTTGGAGACTCTGGAGGAGCTGGTTTTGGGACTAGCCTCCGAGGTGtgtgatgattttcttttctactgtGGAGACACACATGGCAGCTTCATGGTCAGAACTCTGCTACAGGTGTTGGGAGGGACTCTTCTGGAGTCTGAGAGAACCAGGCACCGTGGCTCTCAGTCACCTGGTAAGTATTACAAGAGGGAAGTGGATGTAGAGGAGAGGAGAGTTTAGGAAGTCCAGTAGAAGAGAATAAGCAGAAGAGTAATTCTTGCTGACCTTAAAGAATTAGCAGAGAAATTAGGACAAGACTTAACAGGCCAAAGATTAGTGCACACAGAGGCCCAGACGTGAGGATGCATAGGTGTGTTTGGGGGACAGCTAGTAGAATAGGCCAGGGGTGAGAGGTGATTCATGAGGAATGTGtgtcaaatttttttaaaccacaactcacagattttttttgttttaaacatcacTGAACATGCgtctgtgtatgtatacatatattggaCTCAAGCAGAACTTTGAgaagataatatatatacaacccattctgatattttcttttctgttttattctattctattctattgaaaAATTGCTGGTTAAGATCCACTAAAGTGATTTTATGATGCATTTGTAGGCAGCGACCTACAGTTTGAAAAACTGTGGGAAATAAGGTTAGAGAGTTTAGATGAGGCCTTGAAGTCCTGAGAGTTTGGCCTATCTTCTACAGACCACTGGGGCGCTGTtgaaatttcttagaaaaattaaaacagaaacatagtCTCTGTTTAGTCATCCAGATGAGAAGAGGTATTCATATGTGTTCTGCATCTCCAAGCTGAATCCTTGCTCATCTATGGGATTATTCTCCCTCCTGGATGGTAGTTTGTGATCCCAGCACTGCACGTGTTCTTGGTCTTCTTTCAGAAGCCCAAAGGGCCCCAACTCGGGAAGGTAAGCCATCTGATTTTGAGGTCCCTGAAACCTTCTTGAATCGCCTTCAGGACCTGAGCTCCTGCTTTCTGAAGGACATTGCTGGtaaggagggaaaaaggaggagggTCTAGGACCTGCTTTTCTAGAGGTGAACTGTCATCATCTGAGGCCCTTACTTCGATCAGTCTTATTCCTTTTCAAATCTGATCGGGTTTGATATTGCAAAGACTCTGTATAGAGCTTTTACATCCAAAGTCCCTGATATCTTTTGCTTGAGGTTTGAGGTTGTACAGGTTGTCTGGATTTTGGAagagctgcttttattttttctgccctttccctcagTATTTATCACTGACAAGATCTCCAGCTTCTGCCTTCAAGTGGCCTTACAAATCTTACACCGCAAACTGCCCCAGTTTTGTGCTCAGCTCTGCAATGCTGTGATTGGCTATCTGAGTAGCCGCAATTCCTCAGCAGATGGCAGGTATGGTCTAGGCCTCAGGGTCCACCAAAGTTGATGAGGCTGTGTGAAGTGAATGAAGTGATATGGGTATTTTAGATGCAGTAAAGGCTGCTTGATCACCTTCTCCTTGTCCCTAGCCCCCTACTGCTATTTCTGCGGGATCAGACGAGCTCCAGACTCCTGGAGCAAGTGCTGCTGGTGTTGGAGCCCCCGAGGCTCCAGAGCCTCTTTGAGGATCACTTCCAAGGGCAGCTGCAGACCCTGGCTGCACACCCCATTGCCAACTTCCCTTTGCAGCGTTTACTGGATGCTGTTACTACCGCTGAGTTGGTGAGTTGAGAGTGGGGCCAGATCTGTTTCTGTGCTCTGTTATTTCTGCTAGTTTTTGTTCATTGTGCCTTATTTTATTGTGTGCCTGTCTCTGCATCTCTGAGTGTGTGCTGGCCATTCCCCTTGAAGTTATTCCTAGGGGTTACTCAGAGCTTTTGACGAAAGTGCCTTCTCAGAAAGGATTTGTTTTGGCTTCTCGGGTTCCAATACCAGCAGGCGACTGGCTTAATCCAAATATGCAGCTTGAGGTTCCATGACCCGTGTTTGTGGTCAACTATCTGTAGCAATACAGAGTTGGGAGTTGGGGTAgaagggtagattttttttttaagattttatttttaagtaatctctacaccaaatgtggggcttgaactcacaacccaagatcaagagctgtgtGCTCTGCTGACGGAGATAgctaggcgcccctaaaagggCAGATTTAATTCCAGTATCCCCTTATCTTGAGAGTGTGGCCATTTAAAGTATTGCTGCTTCCCTCATGTGAGGCCGCACCTCTAAGACTGCCCCCTTGTCCTAGACTTTATCTGGCCAAACCCAAATTCTGATATTGGCCGTGCTTA
The sequence above is a segment of the Panthera leo isolate Ple1 chromosome B3, P.leo_Ple1_pat1.1, whole genome shotgun sequence genome. Coding sequences within it:
- the NOP9 gene encoding nucleolar protein 9 isoform X1 — translated: MGLGPRSLHKAGRRFPAGDKRGRGAKGSGRPPPGRQRPPDRSSEPAQDAHPHLSHEALGYFRQALSALKEAPETGEERELMVHNVLKEVEAEALALATNRTGSEIMQELLGFSPLKPLCRVWATLRSNFRFVACHRCGVHVLQSALLQLPRLLGSPAEKEEEDVEEEEDGKDGPLETLEELVLGLASEVCDDFLFYCGDTHGSFMVRTLLQVLGGTLLESERTRHRGSQSPEAQRAPTREGKPSDFEVPETFLNRLQDLSSCFLKDIAVFITDKISSFCLQVALQILHRKLPQFCAQLCNAVIGYLSSRNSSADGSPLLLFLRDQTSSRLLEQVLLVLEPPRLQSLFEDHFQGQLQTLAAHPIANFPLQRLLDAVTTAELLSPVFEELSPALEAVLAQGHPGVVIALVGACHRVGAHQARVLQLLLEAFHCAEPPSRQVACVPLFATLTAYEVYYRLAEEEGAVPAEHQVEMATARALGEVTVLGSLLLQHLLHFSSPGIVLRSLGALTGPQLLTLAQNPAGSHVLDAVLTSPSVTRKQRRRVLKTLKGQYVALACSRHGSRVLDAIWSGATLGARKEIAAELGERNQELIRDPFGHHVARNVALTTFLKRREAWEQQQGAVAKRRRALNSILED
- the NOP9 gene encoding nucleolar protein 9 isoform X2, with translation MGLGPRSLHKAGRRFPAGDKRGRGAKGSGRPPPGRQRPPDRSSEPAQDAHPHLSHEALGYFRQALSALKEAPETGEERELMVHNVLKEVEAEALALATNRTGSEIMQELLGFSPLKPLCRVWATLRSNFRFVACHRCGVHVLQSALLQLPRLLGSPAEKEEEDVEEEEDGKDGPLETLEELVLGLASEVCDDFLFYCGDTHGSFMVRTLLQVLGGTLLESERTRHRGSQSPEAQRAPTREGKPSDFEVPETFLNRLQDLSSCFLKDIAVFITDKISSFCLQVALQILHRKLPQFCAQLCNAVIGYLSSRNSSADGSPLLLFLRDQTSSRLLEQVLLVLEPPRLQSLFEDHFQGQLQTLAAHPIANFPLQRLLDAVTTAELLSPVFEELSPALEAVLAQGHPGVVIALVGACHRVGAHQARVLQLLLEAFHCAEPPSRQVACVPLFATLTAYEVYYRLAEEEGAVPAEHQGQYVALACSRHGSRVLDAIWSGATLGARKEIAAELGERNQELIRDPFGHHVARNVALTTFLKRREAWEQQQGAVAKRRRALNSILED